A genomic region of Planococcus kocurii contains the following coding sequences:
- a CDS encoding BCCT family transporter — MGKVKIDPLVFWSSLVVIVVATLSLVIFRKSAEPVMNKMMTGITYNLDWVFQFLTFGVFILLVWLVFSKYGKVRLGDEAPEFSTFSWGAMLFCAGMGTSIMFWSMMEPMYYYMGPPFGIEPNSTQSAEWAVAYGMFHWGISAWSLYALPTVTIAYSFFVKKNRSLKISTACKGVLGKYADGPIGKLIDILVIWSLVGGLGTSLGLGVPMVSAVIGEIFGVQQSLQLSIIIIVIWTIIYSASAYMGLYKGIRKLSDWNVYLALGLALFVLITGPTLFILSNFSNSFGLMLQNFALMSFSTDPIAKGGFPQAWTVFYWAWFAATAPFIGLFVARISRGRTIRELIVHILLWGSLGSWIYFGIFGGYTLNLQLTGALNVVDVLNNSGGPSTIVEILKTMPLDFLVLPFFAVLAFIFLATSLDSATYILSAIATKELIGDQEPARWHRMLWGAILAVLAISLLMIGGLKVIQTSSVIVSVPVILLYVLLTLSLLRWLKQDYPDTSLVYKTAMDEELVQESKAKE; from the coding sequence ATGGGGAAAGTAAAAATTGATCCGCTGGTTTTCTGGTCTTCGCTGGTGGTAATCGTTGTTGCAACACTGTCACTAGTAATTTTTAGAAAGTCAGCAGAACCTGTGATGAACAAGATGATGACAGGAATAACTTACAACTTAGATTGGGTATTTCAATTTCTAACGTTTGGCGTGTTCATTTTACTCGTGTGGTTAGTTTTTAGTAAGTACGGTAAAGTGCGTCTGGGAGACGAAGCACCTGAATTCTCAACATTTAGTTGGGGAGCCATGCTGTTTTGTGCGGGGATGGGCACAAGCATTATGTTCTGGTCGATGATGGAACCGATGTATTACTACATGGGTCCGCCTTTTGGGATAGAGCCTAATAGCACTCAATCTGCAGAATGGGCAGTAGCTTACGGTATGTTTCATTGGGGGATTTCTGCATGGTCACTTTACGCTTTACCGACCGTCACGATTGCCTATTCTTTTTTTGTAAAGAAAAATCGTTCATTAAAAATCAGCACAGCCTGTAAAGGGGTTTTAGGGAAATATGCTGATGGACCGATTGGGAAACTTATCGACATATTGGTTATTTGGAGTTTGGTCGGAGGACTTGGAACTTCGCTTGGTCTTGGTGTACCCATGGTCTCCGCAGTTATCGGAGAAATTTTTGGTGTTCAACAATCGCTGCAACTAAGCATTATTATTATTGTTATTTGGACAATTATTTATAGTGCAAGCGCTTATATGGGATTGTATAAAGGCATTCGTAAACTTAGTGATTGGAACGTGTATTTGGCGCTGGGCTTGGCATTATTTGTTCTTATTACGGGACCAACTTTATTTATTTTATCAAACTTTAGCAATAGTTTTGGGCTGATGCTCCAGAACTTCGCATTGATGAGCTTTTCGACCGATCCAATTGCAAAAGGCGGATTCCCGCAAGCGTGGACCGTGTTCTATTGGGCATGGTTCGCTGCGACTGCACCTTTTATCGGCTTGTTTGTAGCAAGAATTTCTAGAGGTCGTACAATTCGTGAATTGATCGTGCATATTTTATTATGGGGTTCACTCGGCAGCTGGATTTATTTCGGTATATTTGGTGGTTATACGCTGAATTTACAACTAACAGGTGCATTAAATGTGGTGGATGTGCTAAATAACAGTGGAGGCCCTAGTACTATAGTAGAAATTTTAAAAACAATGCCACTCGACTTTTTAGTGTTGCCATTTTTTGCAGTGCTTGCGTTTATCTTCTTAGCAACCTCACTCGATTCAGCAACGTATATTCTCTCTGCAATTGCGACAAAAGAGTTAATAGGGGATCAAGAGCCGGCACGTTGGCATCGTATGCTTTGGGGAGCCATTCTTGCTGTATTGGCGATTTCGTTATTAATGATTGGCGGACTTAAAGTTATTCAAACTTCTTCCGTCATTGTATCGGTACCCGTCATTCTCTTGTATGTCTTACTGACGCTTTCTCTCTTAAGGTGGCTCAAGCAAGATTATCCTGATACTTCGCTTGTATACAAAACAGCAATGGATGAAGAACTAGTACAGGAAAGTAAAGCAAAAGAATAA
- a CDS encoding TetR/AcrR family transcriptional regulator — translation MDNKELKKRRMWTYFIDATEELIRTEGYQHITIRKVAEKAGYNSATIYNYFGELSHLLFFASLKFMKPYIELVTAEMKKTTDPIEKYLVAWEVFSDYSFKNPEVFHAAFLMDLGEHPESLLIHYYELYPADLLDVSEELKPALMERSIDERGRHAISHMIKAGLLNEKQAEELNELTNLIWQGMFTNVLNNRNRYSALEAHERTMQYVREIVSSKLTSE, via the coding sequence TTGGACAATAAAGAACTAAAAAAAAGACGGATGTGGACCTATTTTATAGATGCTACTGAGGAGTTAATTCGAACAGAAGGCTACCAACATATAACAATTCGAAAGGTAGCAGAAAAAGCAGGTTATAATAGCGCTACGATTTATAACTACTTCGGGGAATTGTCGCATTTATTGTTCTTTGCCTCATTGAAATTCATGAAACCTTATATTGAATTGGTCACTGCAGAGATGAAGAAAACAACGGATCCAATAGAGAAATACTTAGTTGCATGGGAAGTATTTAGTGACTACTCGTTTAAAAACCCTGAAGTTTTCCATGCTGCATTTTTAATGGATCTAGGGGAACATCCTGAAAGTTTATTAATACATTATTACGAACTCTACCCAGCAGATTTATTAGACGTATCGGAAGAATTAAAACCAGCACTAATGGAGCGCAGTATTGATGAACGCGGTCGTCATGCGATAAGCCATATGATCAAAGCAGGTTTATTGAATGAAAAGCAAGCAGAAGAACTAAACGAACTAACTAACTTAATATGGCAAGGAATGTTTACAAATGTTTTAAATAACCGCAATCGTTACTCTGCACTAGAAGCTCATGAACGGACAATGCAGTATGTACGAGAGATTGTTTCCAGTAAACTCACCAGTGAATAA
- a CDS encoding HD-GYP domain-containing protein encodes MDGFKVGKKGEFLETVSFDDNSVFSLITKGDGVEILHQSIEEEMLFYVYPSENAKAIEFYFIISGEVLYEADHRQEKLGPEDYFTTRGLKEPIYFTALSKVTLLCVFTEQTFFHISNDISKLMDIMNQVEEKDRYTNKHSDRVAAYSVKIAQKLKLNKVQLENLIVAAFLHDIGKIYVPSEVLNKPGRLTDEEFEIMKKHPLDGAEMVKNSYYHELVPIIEQHHERLNGSGYPYGLSGDTILLEARIIAVSDTFDAMTEDRVYRKALSDDTAMGELKKMAGTHYDLDVVDAFERVLLEEGKIGRII; translated from the coding sequence ATGGACGGTTTTAAAGTCGGTAAAAAAGGAGAATTCCTCGAAACGGTTAGTTTTGACGATAACTCAGTCTTCAGCCTTATTACTAAAGGAGATGGTGTTGAAATATTGCATCAATCCATCGAAGAGGAAATGTTATTTTATGTTTATCCGAGTGAAAATGCGAAAGCAATTGAGTTTTATTTTATTATTTCGGGAGAAGTCCTGTATGAAGCTGATCACCGACAAGAGAAACTAGGTCCTGAAGATTACTTTACGACACGGGGCCTTAAAGAACCCATTTATTTTACTGCATTATCTAAAGTAACATTATTATGTGTTTTCACAGAACAGACATTCTTTCATATTAGTAATGACATCTCGAAATTAATGGATATTATGAACCAAGTTGAGGAAAAAGATAGGTACACAAATAAACATAGTGACCGAGTAGCTGCCTACTCGGTTAAAATTGCTCAAAAGTTAAAATTAAACAAAGTTCAACTTGAAAATTTAATCGTGGCGGCATTCTTACATGACATTGGAAAAATCTACGTACCTTCAGAGGTGCTAAATAAACCTGGCCGACTAACCGATGAAGAATTTGAGATCATGAAAAAACATCCTCTTGATGGGGCAGAAATGGTAAAAAATTCGTATTATCATGAACTTGTACCGATTATTGAACAGCATCATGAGAGACTCAATGGCAGTGGCTATCCTTATGGGTTAAGTGGAGATACAATTCTTTTGGAAGCAAGAATTATTGCAGTAAGTGATACTTTTGATGCTATGACAGAAGATCGGGTATATAGAAAAGCACTTAGCGATGATACAGCGATGGGCGAACTAAAAAAAATGGCTGGAACACATTATGATCTAGATGTAGTCGATGCTTTTGAACGAGTCTTATTAGAAGAAGGTAAAATCGGTCGAATAATTTAA
- a CDS encoding GAF domain-containing protein yields the protein MNQIPEKNFSPSQMEALIKVAEAVNSTLNMNELFQLTLKEAIKAIPDADGGVLFLYDESIQKLVCLSYVNFTSDVEGICLDSHESFTGKCFSTREPVLITSASQLAGGTKSMSDQNKALLAASIAQHTGPYAYRAMCVPLITENDACIGVITLNGFAEHGTFTEKDLRLLQAIAGQAAIALAKARLHEDVKKKNEQFEQIIQYQQKLLIKMSDGVGLMQMLEQLADQIQKPLSILTIYGEDLQMGDQEKHTHKNEFLIQSGRFLLGKLLVATKQNEQLSDSDVYFIQQSILYLTLEINRNAALREVEHRFKSELMEDLLKGMLSDTFIKRAKDLGLDTRFRFLPVAAEAVMEEDSNTLAALMARREIAHLFQMEVNQRFPGSLIVSKEQSFIFLLSIKDKATKHDLLEKVKRMAKDLQVAISHQQLDATVKLAVGPCVSQIDRLPDSIEDSLKVLTFMRSSRVKDKVMDYQSLGFERLLVSNKDKDIEAFIISTLGPVIDYDRKKSAELLKTLIAYTQFIQFPGQAAKELHIHLNTLHYRLKRISELLNTDLQNPDELLNIQLACKLLRNSKT from the coding sequence ATGAACCAGATACCTGAAAAAAACTTTTCTCCTTCCCAAATGGAAGCGCTTATTAAAGTGGCGGAAGCAGTTAATTCTACATTAAATATGAATGAATTGTTTCAGTTAACTCTAAAAGAAGCGATCAAAGCAATTCCGGATGCTGATGGAGGCGTGCTCTTTTTGTACGATGAAAGCATACAGAAACTTGTCTGTTTATCATATGTCAATTTCACAAGTGATGTAGAAGGTATTTGCTTAGATTCACATGAATCGTTTACTGGAAAATGTTTTTCTACGCGAGAACCCGTTTTAATCACTTCTGCTTCTCAACTTGCAGGCGGAACGAAATCAATGAGTGATCAAAATAAAGCATTACTTGCAGCTTCAATTGCTCAACATACAGGCCCTTATGCTTACCGGGCTATGTGTGTTCCGTTAATTACAGAAAATGATGCGTGCATCGGTGTCATTACGCTGAATGGGTTTGCAGAACATGGAACTTTTACAGAAAAAGATTTACGTTTACTTCAGGCAATTGCAGGTCAAGCAGCCATTGCACTTGCCAAAGCTCGTCTGCACGAAGATGTAAAAAAGAAAAATGAACAATTCGAGCAAATTATCCAGTATCAGCAAAAACTTCTCATAAAAATGAGTGATGGTGTCGGTTTGATGCAAATGCTCGAACAATTAGCTGATCAAATTCAGAAACCTTTATCAATATTGACAATTTATGGTGAAGATTTGCAAATGGGAGACCAGGAAAAACACACTCATAAAAATGAATTCCTCATACAAAGTGGACGTTTCTTGTTGGGCAAATTGCTAGTAGCTACCAAACAGAATGAACAACTTTCCGATTCAGACGTGTACTTTATTCAGCAAAGTATTCTGTATCTCACTCTCGAAATTAACCGGAACGCTGCACTCCGTGAAGTGGAACACCGCTTTAAATCTGAATTAATGGAAGACCTTTTAAAAGGAATGTTAAGTGATACGTTTATCAAAAGAGCTAAAGATTTAGGGTTAGATACGCGTTTCCGATTTTTGCCAGTCGCTGCAGAAGCCGTAATGGAAGAGGATAGCAACACACTTGCAGCACTTATGGCTAGAAGAGAAATCGCTCATTTGTTTCAGATGGAAGTAAACCAACGTTTTCCAGGAAGTTTAATCGTCTCAAAAGAGCAGTCTTTTATTTTTTTGTTGTCAATCAAGGACAAAGCCACAAAACATGACTTATTGGAAAAAGTTAAGCGCATGGCAAAAGATTTGCAAGTGGCTATTTCGCATCAACAGCTAGATGCTACTGTCAAGTTGGCTGTTGGACCGTGCGTTTCGCAAATCGATCGTTTGCCGGATTCCATAGAAGACTCTTTGAAAGTATTAACGTTTATGCGCTCTTCTCGAGTTAAAGATAAAGTAATGGACTACCAATCACTTGGTTTCGAGCGACTTCTCGTATCTAATAAAGACAAGGATATTGAAGCATTTATTATTTCGACATTGGGACCGGTCATCGACTATGATCGGAAAAAAAGTGCAGAGCTTTTAAAAACGCTAATAGCCTATACACAATTTATTCAATTTCCAGGTCAAGCAGCAAAAGAATTGCATATTCATTTGAATACGCTGCACTATCGATTAAAAAGGATTTCAGAACTATTAAATACAGATTTACAAAACCCCGATGAGTTATTAAATATCCAGCTTGCCTGTAAGCTTTTGAGAAATTCTAAGACTTAG
- a CDS encoding M20 metallopeptidase family protein encodes MSTNIQKTSIQHEKIQKLAGRLENLYSEMVSIRRHLHQYPELSHQEVETPKYIAEYYRTLGLEVRTGVGGRGVVAKFNVAHAQKTIAFRADFDALPIQDQKDVAYKSTIPGVMHACGHDGHTAALMVFAKSLVENPEQVNNNVVFIHQFGEEEYPGGAQAMIADGCLEGVDAVYGCHLQSTMPSGTMYYKEGFIQAAVDTFIITVNGKGGHGAIPQETIDPIVTASHIVTALQSVVSRNTNPLKQLVISVGSINSGQANNVIPTTAVMTGTIRSYEPEVRALAAERLTTIANQVAKAFGAEADTAIEKGYDALWNHSEETQLAKRAMEGILGAEAVIETPSVMPGEDFCYYTQHRPGSFIFAGAQLAEDDRVYPHHHARFDFDETAMLHTAKSFAAILFEYELVK; translated from the coding sequence ATGTCTACTAATATTCAGAAAACGTCTATACAACATGAAAAAATCCAAAAGTTAGCAGGTCGATTAGAAAATCTATATTCTGAAATGGTTAGTATCCGTCGTCATCTTCATCAATATCCTGAACTTTCTCATCAAGAAGTCGAAACACCTAAATACATTGCTGAGTACTACCGAACTTTAGGATTAGAAGTCAGAACCGGTGTTGGCGGGCGAGGTGTAGTCGCTAAATTCAATGTTGCTCATGCGCAAAAAACCATTGCTTTCCGTGCGGATTTTGATGCTTTGCCGATTCAAGATCAAAAAGATGTCGCTTACAAGTCGACAATTCCTGGTGTTATGCATGCTTGTGGTCACGATGGACATACAGCGGCACTAATGGTTTTTGCTAAAAGCTTAGTTGAAAATCCTGAGCAAGTGAACAACAATGTCGTCTTTATCCATCAATTCGGTGAAGAAGAATACCCAGGAGGTGCACAAGCGATGATCGCAGATGGTTGCCTTGAAGGCGTTGACGCAGTATATGGTTGCCACCTTCAAAGTACGATGCCTTCAGGAACCATGTACTACAAAGAAGGATTTATCCAAGCTGCAGTTGATACCTTTATCATTACCGTTAACGGCAAAGGTGGACACGGTGCTATACCGCAAGAAACAATCGATCCCATTGTCACAGCGTCACACATTGTTACAGCACTTCAGTCGGTCGTCAGCCGTAATACAAATCCTTTAAAGCAACTCGTTATTTCTGTCGGCTCTATTAACAGCGGCCAAGCCAATAATGTCATTCCTACTACAGCGGTCATGACCGGGACGATCCGTTCTTATGAACCGGAAGTACGCGCGCTCGCTGCTGAAAGATTAACAACAATCGCAAATCAAGTGGCAAAAGCATTTGGGGCTGAAGCCGATACCGCAATTGAAAAAGGTTATGATGCTTTGTGGAATCATTCTGAGGAAACCCAATTAGCCAAACGTGCAATGGAGGGAATTCTTGGGGCTGAAGCGGTGATCGAAACCCCATCAGTCATGCCCGGTGAAGACTTTTGCTACTATACACAACATAGACCGGGTTCTTTTATTTTCGCGGGCGCTCAATTAGCAGAAGACGACAGAGTGTATCCACATCATCACGCTCGGTTTGATTTTGACGAAACGGCAATGCTCCATACAGCCAAATCATTTGCTGCGATTTTATTTGAATATGAGCTTGTAAAATAA